The window TAACCTTGATACGGAAATCCAAGTCGAAGACCAAGAGCAAACGCCCTCTAAAAACGATAAAATAGAGGTTGAAGGCACTGTCGTGGAACCCTTACCCAATGCGATGTTCCGTGTAGAATTGGACAATAAGCATCAGATTCTCGCACATATCTCCGGTAGAATGCGAAAGTTCTTTATCAAAATTTTGCCGGGCGATAAGGTAACTGTGGAGCTATCCCCCTACGATCTCACGCGGGGACGTATTACCTACCGGAAAAAGTAGTTTCTAAACCGACTTGCAGGCGCGGTTTTTCGCCGCGCATCGGTTCATATCCTTGCAGGAACACCTTTAAAACGCGCACCTGTTTAGAGAACTAAACGTTTTTACCACTCTATGGAAAATTCCTATGAAACCTGCTGCCTTAGTTCACATCAATGCCAATGACCAAAAGGAAACAGCGCGGCTACTGGAGGCTATTGAAGCGACACAGGAGCAGGTAGAGGAACTCACGATAGCAATCGAAACCCTTAAGTCAGAAGTCAACCTATTTGAGCAACTCTACAATGCTCATATCAGCCGTTACTATCTTGAGCTTGATAAAGTCGAACTCGAAATGAAAGAGTATCGTCTCCGACTACAACTGCGTCGGGAAAACGTGAGCGAGGAGGAGATAGAAGCACGAGTAGAATCGTGCTTTAGAACGAGCCGTGCACGTGTTGACTCATACAAGGAAACAGAGGAATCAGAACCAACACCTCAAGCGGAGAAGCTTCCTGATACCAAAGCGAAACACCTCCAAAACCTCTACCGTAAACTCGCCAAGCGGTATCACCCCGACAAGACTGTAAATCCGAAGGAAGAGGAGCGGCGAGAGCAATTGATGCCGCTGATTAACCGAGCCTATAATGAACAAGACATCGAAACTTTAGAGCGGTTGAGCCTCGGCGAAACAGAGTTACACGTCTCCGAAAAAACGGTCGTTGAAAAACGCGCGGCACTACAAACAGAACTGCGAAGCCTGAACCGTGCAGTCAGTCAATTGCGATTAGAGATAAATCGAGTTAAGACGGGACGGAGCTACCAACTCAAACAACAGGTCGAGAACGCGAAAGAGACAGGAACAGATCTGCTTACG of the Candidatus Poribacteria bacterium genome contains:
- the infA gene encoding translation initiation factor IF-1, with the translated sequence MQVEDQEQTPSKNDKIEVEGTVVEPLPNAMFRVELDNKHQILAHISGRMRKFFIKILPGDKVTVELSPYDLTRGRITYRKK